CAATGATAGCGCATCTTGCCCAAGCTGCTACTGGTATTGCAGCGCAATATAAAAATCAGGCTGGGCTCAGGGTTTATCGGGCTGTACGCATATTAATACACTCTGGGCGCCGTGCCTTGTCTCCAATTCAATGATGGGTTGATCCTGGTTGGCACGACTCCTGCTAACAGAGAAGGGAAATAAGAATTTAAGAGTTTGCCTGATGCAAGTAGTGGGTACGCAAATGGTCATAAGTGTCAATGCGTGCCGCTATGAGCTGAGCACAGATTCTGTCCAGGGTTCAATCTAATCAAATCTTAATCAATAGGGGGAAGCGCAATGAAAAAACTAGTAATCGCCGCTGCTGTAGTCACAACATTCTTTGGTGGTTTTGCCCAGGCAGAAGATGCCAAGCCAGAAGCTAAGCCAGACAATGAGGTCAGCTTCAATATTGGTGTGGTCAGCGAATACCGCTATCGTGCAATTGCGCAATCGCGTCTTGATCCTGCTTTGCAGGGAGGTGCAGATTACGTGCACAACCCCAGTGGCTTTTATGCTGGCACATGGTTATCTACGATTAAATGGACCAAGGATGCAGGCGGTGGTGGCGATCTTGAATGGGATATCTATGCCGGTAAAAAAGGCGAAATCACCAAGGATGTATCTTATGACGTCGGCGTCCTGACTTACATATACCCTTCCAATGGTCTGAACAAGGTAGCCGGTTTTGCTGATGCCAACACGACAGAAATCTACGGCCAGGTAGGCATGGGCCCAGCTTATATCAAGTATTCACACTCCGTCACTAACCTGTTCGGCTTTGTCGACAGCAAGAACAGTGGTTACCTGGACCTGGGTGCAAACATTGAGTTGCCTGAGGGTTATACGCTGGCCCTGCATGCTGGCCACCAAACAGTCAAGAACAATGGTGCCTATTCTTATTCCGATTGGAAAATCGGCGTGAATAAAGAGTTTTTTGGTGTGAATTTTGGTATCGCAGCGCTGGGTACGAATGCTGAGAAAAAACTGTATGTCACACCAGCAGGCAAGTTCACAGGCAAAACGACACTGGTATTGTCTGCAGTTAAAACATTCTAATATTCGAGGCGAGCATGAAACTGATTACCGCAATTATCAAGCCTTTTAAGCTGGATGAGGTCCGCGAGGCTTTATCTACCATAGGCGTACAAGGGATTACCGTGACCGAGGTGAAGGGCTTTGGTCGTCAGAAAGGTCACACCGAACTGTACCGTGGTGCCGAGTATGTAGTTGATTTCCTGCCCAAGACAAAAATTGAAGCTGCCGTGGATGATGCGATAGTTGATCGCGCCATCGAAGCAATAGAAACCGCAGCCCGTACTGGCAAGATCGGTGACGGTAAGATTTTTGTCTATGACTTGCAACAAGTTGTGCGTATCCGTACCGGTGAAACCGGTAACGACGCACTCTGATAGCTAACCAGGGAGTTCACATGAAAAAACTGTTGAAGAACATGCTGGCGGGGGCTGCTTTGCTGGTCACTGTCGGTTTCACCTCTGTCGCGTCGGCGCAGGATGCCTCGGCCAAAGCAGAACCTGCGGCAGCTTCTGCTGCCTCAGTTACTGCGTCGGCCAGCGCTTCTGCACCTGCAGCGGCTCCGGCTTCTGCTGCTGTGGTGGCGCCTGCTTCTGCCCCGGCAGCGGCGGCTGAACCTGCGGCAGCCAGTGCTGCCGCCGCACCTGCACCAACGCCAAATAAAGGCGACACTGCCTGGATGATGGTTGCCACCTTGCTGGTCATCCTGATGACCATACCTGGCCTGGCACTGTTCTATGGTGGCCTGGTCCGTTCCAAGAATATGCTGTCTATCCTGATGCAGGTCTTCATGATCTTCGCCGTGATTATTGTTCTGTGGTGCATCTATGGCTATTCGCTGGCATTTACTGAAGGTGGCAGGTTCATCGGTTCGTTTGACCGCCTGTTCCTGAAAGGTATCTGGGACCCGGCCAAGGCGGCGTTTGGTACGGCCGCGACATTCAGCAAAGGCGTAGTGATTCCTGAGTTTGCGTATGTGGCCTTCCAGGCGACCTTTGCAGCGATCACTTGCGGCCTGATCATCGGTGCTTTTGCAGAACGTGCAAAATTCACTGCTGTGTTGTTGTTCGTGGTCTTGTGGTTCACGTTCAGCTACCTGCCGATCGCTCACATGGTCTGGTTCTGGACTGGCCCTGACGCGATCAAGGATGCTGCAACCCTGGCGACAGAAACTGCCAAAGCTGGTTTCCTGTTCCAAAAAGGCGCGCTGGACTTCGCAGGTGGTACCGTCGTGCATATCAATGCTGCGGTCGCTGGTCTGGTTGGTGCTTACCTGATAGGCAAACGTGTAGGTTATGGTAAAGAATCCATGGCACCTCACTCCCTGACAATGACGATGATAGGTGCGTCGCTGTTGTGGGTGGGCTGGTTTGGTTTCAATGCCGGTTCCGCACTGGAAGCAGGCGATGTCGCAGCACTGGCTTTCATCAATACTTTGCTGGCAACGGCTGCCGCAACTGTGTCATGGGTATTTGGTGAGTGGATGTCCAAAGGCAAGCCTTCCATGCTGGGCGGCGCATCTGGTGCGGTAGCCGGTCTCGTCGCGATTACGCCAGCTTGCGGCTTCGTCGGCCCTATGGGTGCCCTGGTCATCGGCTTGCTGGCAGGTATTGTTTGCCTGTGGGGTGTCAATGGCCTCAAACGCCTGCTGGGTGCAGATGACTCCCTTGACGTCTTCGGTGTGCATGGCGTGGGCGGTATCCTGGGTGCCTTGTTGACCGGTGTGTTTGCTGCACCATCCCTCGGCGGTCAAGGTATATTCGACTATGTCACCAACAAAATGTCGGCTGATCCTTACGACATCTTCGGTCAGGTCATGACACAGGCGACTGCAGTTGGCACGACCATCATCTGGTCAGGTGTCGTGTCCTTCGTCGCTTACAAACTGGTTGATCTGGTAGTTGGCCTGCGTGTACCGGAAGATGAAGAACGTGAAGGTCTGGACATCACCAGCCATGGTGAGTCTGCTTACCACTCTTGATTCAGTTGTTGATTTGAACAACGCGATCTGAGTAACAAGTTTTGCCCAGCCTGTATCTGATCCTTCGATCAGGCTGGGGCAGTAAAGAGTATCCAAAGGTGTACCGTCAGTACCGTAATCAGAGCTTGCTGTACTGAACTTGACAGGCTGTTTTGCATAACGCAAAACAGCCTTTTTTTATCTGGCGGTGAGCCTAGATCTGAATATCTGCACAGGCACGGGTCAAAAAAATACGCCACCCGCAGGTGGCGTATTTCTTAACACGGTTTGTCAACTGAGGAGAGATTCACCAGCTTATTTTGCTTCAGGAGCAAATTTATTGGCAGGTACCAGCAGCCACAAACGTGCAAAGTCAGCAGAACCATCACGGCCTTGTACCGACTTCAGTGTTTCAACAGCCTTGTCGCGTTTGCCTGCTCTCAGGTAAGCCATGCCCAGATGCAGTTTTGCTTCATCAGGAGACTTCAAGCCACCTTTGGCGATACCCTGTTCCATCAATCCCAGGCCTTTGTCGTACTGGCCGTTAATGACGTAGTTATAACCAATATTGACCAGGCCGATACCGGTCTTGGCGTTTTTGGCAGCGGCTTCACCAGCATCGAGGCTCTTGATGTCGTCAGCGGCCTGTTTGTTGACGCGGTCGCGCAATTGTTTGTGCTTGGTCGCTTCCTTGCCGGTGCCCAGCACGTTCGCTGCATAGCCTGCTTCAATCGCGGTTTTGGCTTCGGCTGGCAAACCTGCCAGCAAGGCCAACTCTGCCATATCGACAAAATCCGTGGCATCTTCTAATTTGCCGTTCAGGAATTGCAGACGATAGTAGTCGAGCAACAAGCGGTCAGAAAAACCAGGTTTTTTCATCACGCGGTAAATCAGGTCTGTCCAGAATTCTGGTGTTGGGTACAGTGCAACCAGGCGTTCCAGCGCGACGGCATAGTTATCCCATTCCTTGAGCTGCTGATAAGCAAGAGCCAGCAACTTGAGGTTGTCAGAACTGGTATTACGTTGTGCTTTTTCATCAAATGCTATCTGGGCATTCAAGACTTTGACGACATTGGCAAAGTCGTTTTCCAGATAGTAGGAACGGGCGATCAGATAGACCATGACTTCATTGCCAGGTGCTTTCACCAGGAAACGATTACCCCATACCCTGGAATTAGCATATTTCTTTTCACCAAACAGGGTACTTGCCATGGCTTCCATCAAACGCTGTTTTTCTGGATCTTTCAGAAAATCAGTCGAAATCATATAGTCGAAGGAGCTCGCCATCAGCGTAGAGTCATTGATACTGGATGCAACCACGGCACGCAAACGGCTGATCGTAAACAGCTCGAAAGGCGTTTTCTTTTCCAGAGAGGCATCCATGGCATTAATTTTTTCCAATGCCTGAGGATATTGCTTGGCGGTCAGCAAGTCCTGGATTTCATTAAGTGGCTTGGCCATTTCCTGGCGCACGGTCTGTTGCTTCGCAGGATCAGCCGCTTCTTGTGCCTGAACGGCATTCACAGTCACGGGAGAGAAGCCAGAACCAAGTGCTGCCAGCATCATGGCGGCGAACAGGTAAGAAGTTTTTTTCATGAATGATCCAGATAAAAAATGAAAACTATTGCAATAATGTAAAAACATTGCGCAATAATCAGTCAAAACACATCAATAATACAAATGACAACAGGCGTAGTACCGGCCTTCATCCCTGCTTATGCCCTGGCCGTTCCATGCAAGCCCGTTTCACAGTACGGAATCCGGCATTATAGCCGAGCTCTTGCCAGCATTACCATTTGCAGCCTGTGTCCACAACGGCGCTCACTGCCAGCGGGATGACAGCCAGTATGCCTATGCCCGAATATGCCTTCAGGCACTCTTTCTTTTCTGCCCGTCTGGTGCCTTCACCCAGCCGCTTTTCCAGGCTGTCGCCGCGCCTGTGACTGGCCTGTATCTGTTCAATTTCTGTGGGCTTCATGGCCAGGGCCGACTTGCGCACAGACTCCAGGTTCAGACCCAGTCCCGTTGGACTATCGGGGCTGATACTCGTTTGAGGTGAGGGCTGGCTGACGGCGTCAGTTGCGATTTCTGCCGCTGGCTGCTCTGGGCGGGTCAGTGATCTGGCAGGTTTGTTCGTCGTGATGGGCCTGCTGGCCTCTTTTTTAGCGGGCTTTTCAGGTTTGGCAGACTCCTCCACAGGCTCGCTTGCCTTCGGAGGGACAGGCTTGGGGGCTATCGTCAATAATTGCAGGTACTGCATCAAGGGATGGCGCTCACCCGCCCTCGTAGTGGCGTGTTGATGACGCAGTAATTGCCAGAAAAGCAGGTGGGCAAGAACGACCAGCAAGATGGTCATTGCCGGAAAGCCCGGTTTGCTGATCCCATGATTTGCTGGTGAATGTGTAGTTGCCAGAGAAAATTGCATCATGCCTTTCCCAAACTATTCTGTTACGGTATCTCGACTCAGACAGCCCCTGCTTGTTAGAAGTTCATGTCAACACGCAATCTTACCGGCAGTGTCATTTTTGTCTTTCCTGCACCAGTATCCAGGGCTTGACGACCACGGTCCAGTGCTGTGCGTCCTGCTCCAGCCATGCCTGGGCCTGCTCATCGCTGACCTTGCCTATCTGGCCATGCTCAAGCAGGGCAGAGATCACATCTGCATGGTCTTCTGCCATGTGGAAGGCAACTTCGACCAGGTCCAGGCCGGGCTGGACCACCAGTACTGTGCCACCTGCAAAATGACGTAATAACTCACTCCAGGGGTAAGCTGCAGTTTCGAGATTGATCTTGCTACGTAAAATATCAGTATTGGACATGAAATTTAATTAAAATATATTGAGCCGGGGTGGTAAACAATGATCAAACAATGCTCCACATCCATAATTTTATGCAAATCCTGAAATAAAGCGGAAGAAATAAGCGGGAAGGGCTATTTTCTTGTTAAAGTCGCCATAAGCATGACTTATTAATATTTAGAAAATTGCAGACAGAAATGAGTTCCAGGGAATGAAAACACTCAAAGAGACCTTATGACGCTGAGACGCCAACTCCTTCTTGCCATATCCATCATCTTTTTTGCCGTGTTTCTTGGATTGCAAATCCTGTCTGTGCTGACGATGCGGGATTATTTGCAGCAGCAACTGGCCTCGCATGCCCAGGATGCTGCCACAGCCTTGTCACGTCCGCTCGAAGAAGCACTGGCCAAGAATGACCAGACGCTGGCAAATATCCAGATATCCACCCTGTTTGACCGCGGTTATTATAAAAAAATCGTGGTCCTTGATCCCGCAGGCAAAGTGCTGTTGCACAAGGAACTCAACGGGGGCAAAGACAATGTGCCAGCCTGGCTACCTGCCTTGTTTGACTTGCAGACCCCGCCGGGCGAGGCTTTCATTTCTTCTGGCTGGCGTCAGCTGGGCAAGGTTGTCGTGGTCAGCCACCCGGCTTATGCTTACGATTACCTGTGGCGCTCCATGCGGGAAATGGCTTTGTGGATGTTTGCCATGTACCTGGTGGTCTGGGGCCTGACTGTGGTCTTGCTGAGAATTATCCTGGGGCCGCTGGAAAAAATCGAAGAAGTCGCGATTGCCATACAGGCCAAGAATTTCCGCCGTATTGAAGTCGTGCCTCAGACTCGCGAGCTGCAGCGTGTAGTGGTCGCCATGAACCACATGACAGAGCGCATATCGAGCCTGCTTGATGAAGAAATCGCCAGGGCAGAAAATTTCAGGCGCGAAGCTTTCATCGACAAAGTCAGTGGTCTGGAAAACCGTCATGGTTTTGACTTGCGCTTCAATCATTTGCTGTCAGAAGAAGGGCGCTTTGAAACTGCCGTCATCTTTGTGCTGGAATTTGATGGCCTTAAAGAATACAACCACCAGCACGGCTATCAGCAAGGCGATATCCTGCTGGCCGATGTGGCGACGGTGGTCACAGAAGTCTTCAGCAAATATAGCAATATCCTCGGTCGCATAGGCGGTGCCTCAATGGCAGCGGTGTGTATCGATGTCGATCAAAAGACCATGCAGTTGCTGGTAGATGCACTTCAGTACCGCCTGAACCAGGTATTGCTGCGTGCCTCGCGCCAGGTCAGCCTGGCTGCCGGTGCGCTGGTGTTTGGCCCGGCGCAAACACGCGGCGACATTTTCTCCCGGGCAGACCTGGCAATAGAAGTCATGCGCCAGGCTGGTAATGGACAGATCAGCCTGACCCTTATGGAAGACAGTGAAGCCGTCATCGCCGGTTCACATGGCTGGCGTACCCTGATCCACAATGCCCTCGCAGACCACCGCTGGGTCTTGTTTGCCCAACCCGTCATGCGTTTGCAATTGCGCCAGCTTGTCCATCATGAAGTATTTTCGCGTTTGCTTGATACCCAGGGCAATCTGGTTCCGGCCAACCAGTTTTTACCCATGGCCTTGCGTCACCAGCTCATGCCCGAGATAGACCAGGCGGTAGTGACCCTGGTGATGGAGATGCTGCAAAAAAATCGCGGCACCTATAAAAATATCGCCATCAATGTGTCCCTGCAATCGATGGAGAGCAAAGAGTTCTGTGAATGGATGCAGGCGCGCCTCAAATATTCGCCAGAGCTGACGGCCTTGTTGTCAGTGGAGATCAGTGAATTTGCCTGCGCCAAAGACCATGCCGTGACCAGGAAATTTGTCAGTGTCTTGCGCGAATTAGGCGTGCGTTTTGGTGTCGATCATTTTGGCCTGGACCCGCATGCCCTGAACTTTATCCGCGAAGTACCGCCAGACTATATCAAGCTTGATGGCGGCCTGGTGCAGGAAGTTGCCACGAATGACAACAGCCATGCCCACTTGCGCGCTATCGTCAAATTCGCGCAATCCCTGGGTATACCCCTGATAGCCCAGAATGTGGAAAGCGAAGCATCGCTGCAATTACTGATTGCAGATCAGGTCGAATGCGGGCAGGGTTTTTATTTTGGCGCACCAGAAAAAATCGTTGTGGCTGAGGCAGGGTAAGCGGAGAGTATCGTCAGTGCCTACTGAAACTGAAAGCCGCTCACATGCGTTTTTCTTTTTCCATTTTTTCTATCAACTCCTTCCACAGGCGCACAGTCGATGCGCCGCCCTTGCGGGTATTGCCGCTGGCCAGCCACAGGTCATCATCATTAAAGCTATACACAGGCACCAGGTCATTGCGGGCAGAGCCCGGCTGTATCTCATCGACGAGATTGTCTAGTATCCAGGGTTCGGCGGCAGGCGTTGGATAGTAGGCCAGCACCATGTGCGTCTCACCTATGCGGGTCGCCCTGACATAGGTAATGCGCAGGCGTTCTGCCGGTATCCCCAGGTCTTTCAGTGTCATGTATTTGGCAATCGCATAGTCTTCACAATCACCACCCCAGGATGCGATAAATTCTACCGGGGTCGCCCAATAATCATTGACGCCCCAGTGTTCCTGATCACTGAAGTAGGGAACGCGGTTATAAAAATCATTCACCTGCCGCAAGACCGGCATTTCATATAGTCCATCGCTAGAGCGAGCGGCATTTTTGGCAAAGTCCTTGCCTGCAGTGGCTTTGATCCTGTTGATGGCGATCTGCATTTGTGTCAGCCGACGCGGCCCTTCAGCGCCAAAGCGTTTGTGCACATGCTCGATCAGGCCCAGCGAAAAATCCACCAAACCAGATACCACTGCCGGGCTTATTAGGCCCAGCAGTAAAAACAGGCTTGCAGCGATTTTCGCATCCTTACTGCGCATGGGTGATTGATCTGGTAAGCATGGACAAGGGCAACAGTGTAGCTGTTTCTAGTGCCGCAATACCCGGATTTGTGGCTTTAAAAATTGTCAGATGAAAATTGTTAGAATAGATCATCTCCCTCCACAAGGAAAAACCATGTCAGAAAGCCAGCAAAACTGGATAGATTTACGCAGTGACACCGTCACCCGACCTACTCCTGCCATGCGTGAACTCATGCATACTGCCGAACTCGGTGATGATGTGTATGGGGATGATCCCACAGTCAACCGCCTGCAAGACTATGCCGCCGACCTGTTTGGCTATGAAGCTGCTCTGTTCGCCCCATCCGGCACACAAAGCAATTTGCTGGCCCTGCTCGCACATTGCGCCCGCGGTGATGAATACATCGTCGGGCAAGAGGCGCACACTTATAAATACGAGGGCGGTGGTGCTGCCGTGCTGGGCAGCATACAACCACAGCCCCTGACCAACCAGGCAGACGGCAGCATTGCCCTGGACGATATTGCCAATGCCATCAAGCCAGACGATTTTCACTTTGCCCGCAGCCGTTTGCTGGCGCTGGAAAATACCATAGGCGGCAAGGTCCTGCCACCTGACTACCTACAAGCTGCCACCAGCCTCGCCCATGAGCGCGGCCTGGCTACCCATCTGGATGGCGCACGCATCTGCAATGCCATCGTCAAGCTGGGCATCAGCCCCAGGCAGGCGGTACAGGGTTTTGACAGTGTCTCGGTCTGTTTGTCCAAGGGTCTGGGCGCACCCATAGGTTCTGTGCTGTGTGGTAGCCACGACTTGATCGCTCAGGCCAAACGCTGGCGCAAGATGCTCGGTGGCGGCATGCGCCAGGCCGGCATGCTTGCTGCTGCCGGTTTGTATGCGCTGGAACATCATATTCCGCGCCTGGCAGAAGACCATGCCAATGCAGAACGCCTGGCAAATGGCTTGCGCCAGATCAGCGCCTTGCAAGTGCAGACGCCGCAAACCAATATCGTCTATGCCGACCTGCCCGCTACAGCCTGTGCCGGGCTGGCAGAACTCTTGCGCGAAAATGGCATCCTGGCCAGGGTCACACCGCACATGCGCATGGTCACCCATCTCGATGTCCCGGCTGCCGATATCGATAAAGTGCTGTCTGTATTC
This is a stretch of genomic DNA from Undibacterium sp. KW1. It encodes these proteins:
- a CDS encoding TorF family putative porin, which encodes MKKLVIAAAVVTTFFGGFAQAEDAKPEAKPDNEVSFNIGVVSEYRYRAIAQSRLDPALQGGADYVHNPSGFYAGTWLSTIKWTKDAGGGGDLEWDIYAGKKGEITKDVSYDVGVLTYIYPSNGLNKVAGFADANTTEIYGQVGMGPAYIKYSHSVTNLFGFVDSKNSGYLDLGANIELPEGYTLALHAGHQTVKNNGAYSYSDWKIGVNKEFFGVNFGIAALGTNAEKKLYVTPAGKFTGKTTLVLSAVKTF
- a CDS encoding P-II family nitrogen regulator, whose amino-acid sequence is MKLITAIIKPFKLDEVREALSTIGVQGITVTEVKGFGRQKGHTELYRGAEYVVDFLPKTKIEAAVDDAIVDRAIEAIETAARTGKIGDGKIFVYDLQQVVRIRTGETGNDAL
- a CDS encoding ammonium transporter; translation: MKKLLKNMLAGAALLVTVGFTSVASAQDASAKAEPAAASAASVTASASASAPAAAPASAAVVAPASAPAAAAEPAAASAAAAPAPTPNKGDTAWMMVATLLVILMTIPGLALFYGGLVRSKNMLSILMQVFMIFAVIIVLWCIYGYSLAFTEGGRFIGSFDRLFLKGIWDPAKAAFGTAATFSKGVVIPEFAYVAFQATFAAITCGLIIGAFAERAKFTAVLLFVVLWFTFSYLPIAHMVWFWTGPDAIKDAATLATETAKAGFLFQKGALDFAGGTVVHINAAVAGLVGAYLIGKRVGYGKESMAPHSLTMTMIGASLLWVGWFGFNAGSALEAGDVAALAFINTLLATAAATVSWVFGEWMSKGKPSMLGGASGAVAGLVAITPACGFVGPMGALVIGLLAGIVCLWGVNGLKRLLGADDSLDVFGVHGVGGILGALLTGVFAAPSLGGQGIFDYVTNKMSADPYDIFGQVMTQATAVGTTIIWSGVVSFVAYKLVDLVVGLRVPEDEEREGLDITSHGESAYHS
- a CDS encoding tol-pal system YbgF family protein, producing MKKTSYLFAAMMLAALGSGFSPVTVNAVQAQEAADPAKQQTVRQEMAKPLNEIQDLLTAKQYPQALEKINAMDASLEKKTPFELFTISRLRAVVASSINDSTLMASSFDYMISTDFLKDPEKQRLMEAMASTLFGEKKYANSRVWGNRFLVKAPGNEVMVYLIARSYYLENDFANVVKVLNAQIAFDEKAQRNTSSDNLKLLALAYQQLKEWDNYAVALERLVALYPTPEFWTDLIYRVMKKPGFSDRLLLDYYRLQFLNGKLEDATDFVDMAELALLAGLPAEAKTAIEAGYAANVLGTGKEATKHKQLRDRVNKQAADDIKSLDAGEAAAKNAKTGIGLVNIGYNYVINGQYDKGLGLMEQGIAKGGLKSPDEAKLHLGMAYLRAGKRDKAVETLKSVQGRDGSADFARLWLLVPANKFAPEAK
- a CDS encoding DUF2288 domain-containing protein, with the protein product MSNTDILRSKINLETAAYPWSELLRHFAGGTVLVVQPGLDLVEVAFHMAEDHADVISALLEHGQIGKVSDEQAQAWLEQDAQHWTVVVKPWILVQERQK
- a CDS encoding EAL domain-containing protein, with amino-acid sequence MTLRRQLLLAISIIFFAVFLGLQILSVLTMRDYLQQQLASHAQDAATALSRPLEEALAKNDQTLANIQISTLFDRGYYKKIVVLDPAGKVLLHKELNGGKDNVPAWLPALFDLQTPPGEAFISSGWRQLGKVVVVSHPAYAYDYLWRSMREMALWMFAMYLVVWGLTVVLLRIILGPLEKIEEVAIAIQAKNFRRIEVVPQTRELQRVVVAMNHMTERISSLLDEEIARAENFRREAFIDKVSGLENRHGFDLRFNHLLSEEGRFETAVIFVLEFDGLKEYNHQHGYQQGDILLADVATVVTEVFSKYSNILGRIGGASMAAVCIDVDQKTMQLLVDALQYRLNQVLLRASRQVSLAAGALVFGPAQTRGDIFSRADLAIEVMRQAGNGQISLTLMEDSEAVIAGSHGWRTLIHNALADHRWVLFAQPVMRLQLRQLVHHEVFSRLLDTQGNLVPANQFLPMALRHQLMPEIDQAVVTLVMEMLQKNRGTYKNIAINVSLQSMESKEFCEWMQARLKYSPELTALLSVEISEFACAKDHAVTRKFVSVLRELGVRFGVDHFGLDPHALNFIREVPPDYIKLDGGLVQEVATNDNSHAHLRAIVKFAQSLGIPLIAQNVESEASLQLLIADQVECGQGFYFGAPEKIVVAEAG
- a CDS encoding transglutaminase-like cysteine peptidase; this encodes MRSKDAKIAASLFLLLGLISPAVVSGLVDFSLGLIEHVHKRFGAEGPRRLTQMQIAINRIKATAGKDFAKNAARSSDGLYEMPVLRQVNDFYNRVPYFSDQEHWGVNDYWATPVEFIASWGGDCEDYAIAKYMTLKDLGIPAERLRITYVRATRIGETHMVLAYYPTPAAEPWILDNLVDEIQPGSARNDLVPVYSFNDDDLWLASGNTRKGGASTVRLWKELIEKMEKEKRM
- the ltaE gene encoding low-specificity L-threonine aldolase; translation: MSESQQNWIDLRSDTVTRPTPAMRELMHTAELGDDVYGDDPTVNRLQDYAADLFGYEAALFAPSGTQSNLLALLAHCARGDEYIVGQEAHTYKYEGGGAAVLGSIQPQPLTNQADGSIALDDIANAIKPDDFHFARSRLLALENTIGGKVLPPDYLQAATSLAHERGLATHLDGARICNAIVKLGISPRQAVQGFDSVSVCLSKGLGAPIGSVLCGSHDLIAQAKRWRKMLGGGMRQAGMLAAAGLYALEHHIPRLAEDHANAERLANGLRQISALQVQTPQTNIVYADLPATACAGLAELLRENGILARVTPHMRMVTHLDVPAADIDKVLSVFQTYFSKHPGVSSI